The genome window ATCTGGATGGACTGCTCCCGCAGGGCCTGCATGCAGTGGGTGAAGGTCACGTAGTCCTCGGTCTTGCCGTCGAGGTAGGCGCAGTCGCCATTGACGATGAGGCCAAAGGGCTTCTGGCCGATCTTGAGCACCTGGTTGGCGCAGCGGCGCAGGTTTTCCGCCATGCAGACACCGCGTGCGTTGAGCGTCTCGTCCGCAGCGATGTGGGGGTCTGAAAAAAGCACCCAGATCTGCTCGGGAATCTCCAGGGCGGAGAGCTGCGTGGCGGCGGAGCCCAGGACGGCGGCGGCGCTGTGCTGCAAAAAACTGCGGCGGGAGAGAGGTGGCAGGGTGATTGGCATGGGGAAAAGAAACGGAGGCTGGAGGCCGGTTTGTGCGCGCAGGATGCGATGAGTTATGCGGCTCAGGTGCCGAAGTAGCGATCCCCTGCATCACCGAGACCGGGGACGATGTAGCTGCGCTCGTTGAGGCCGTCGTCGATGGCGGCGGTGAAGACCGGGATGTCTGGATGCGTCCGCGCCATGGCGGCCAGGCCCTCCGGGCAGCTGACCACGCAGATGAGCGTGATGCGCGCGGCCCCGGCCTCCTTGAGCTGGCGTGCTGCCTCGCAGGCGCTGCCGCCGGTGGCCAGCATGGGGTCCAGCAGGAAGACATCTGCTTCGGGTAGGCTGGCGGGCAGGTTGGCGTAGTAGGCGTGGGGCAGGGCGGTCTCTTCGTTGCGTTTGATGCCCACATGGGCCACCACAGCCTCGGGTACCAGCGGCAGAATGCCATCCAGCAGGCCCAGTCCGGCGCGCAGGATGGGCACGCAGACCAGCGGGCGTGCGAGCTGCGCGCCCTGCGTCTGGGCCAGCGGGGTCTGCACCTGCGTGGGCTGCACCGGCAGGCCGCTCGTGGCCTGGATGAAAAGGATGCGCGCCAGGTGATTGAGGTGCCGCCGAAAGTCGTGCGAGGATGTGCCCACGGCACGGATGGCGGCGAGGTGACACTGGGCCAGAGGATGCTGGACGACGACAGGCTGCTGCATGCGGAGCACTGTGCCGCGTTTGCTGGTGCTGGCAAAGTTTTCCACCACCTGCAATGACGTTCATGTTAGCATACAGGCATGAAAACACGAACCGGCGTGCTGGTGCTACTGGCATTCACCTTGGCGGCATGCGACACCCCCACGCAGCATGGATCGAGCTACTACGATCCGTCCAGCGGTCCGCCACCGTCTGGCACAGGCAGCGCTCCCCGCAGCAAGAGCATCGCCGAGATGGCGGGCAG of Prosthecobacter vanneervenii contains these proteins:
- the upp gene encoding uracil phosphoribosyltransferase — encoded protein: MQQPVVVQHPLAQCHLAAIRAVGTSSHDFRRHLNHLARILFIQATSGLPVQPTQVQTPLAQTQGAQLARPLVCVPILRAGLGLLDGILPLVPEAVVAHVGIKRNEETALPHAYYANLPASLPEADVFLLDPMLATGGSACEAARQLKEAGAARITLICVVSCPEGLAAMARTHPDIPVFTAAIDDGLNERSYIVPGLGDAGDRYFGT